The Patagioenas fasciata isolate bPatFas1 chromosome 19 unlocalized genomic scaffold, bPatFas1.hap1 SUPER_19_unloc_1, whole genome shotgun sequence genome window below encodes:
- the LOC139826634 gene encoding coiled-coil domain-containing protein 81-like yields the protein MARQLFLQPHLSPTIEKLERYEFAKIWASTSYHLSLQLALHQAVRIPGIGTFAVVRKRVALSEQDLVIVERPVFRPEKAVVQDHELRYGCKDFPGHQDFEQLPYAEIASENAVSEGTVQLYMERTTHLFHACVENGQNVAIIWRDVGMLIVQGKDMKMRFYLHFLERLNGTGKMLQALLEMPEMRDSVISRHDTAASQTSSGRVIVLPWYQLETVPKMPALIDLKGCVKGKGDGLWCEPAPAANLCARDQCRNPRAGFP from the exons atggcaagacagctcttcttgcagcctcacctgagcccaactattgagaagctcgagcgttatg agttcgctaagatttgggccagcacatcgtatcacctcagcctgcagctggctctccaccag gctgtccgcattcccggaatcgggacttttgcggttgtcagaaagcgagtagccctcagcgagcaggatctggtgatcgtggagagacccgtgtttcgacctgaaaaggctgttgtgcaggaccatgagctccgctatggttgcaaagacttccctg gccatcaagatttcgaacaactgccgtatgctgagatagcctcagagaacgctgtctctgagggcaccgtgcagctctacatggaaaggaccacgcaccttttccatgcctgcgtagagaacgggcagaacgttgccatcatctggagggacgtgggcatgctgattgtccagggaaaagacatgaaaatgagattttacttacactttttggaaaggctgaatggcactggcaagatgctgcaagctcttctcgag atgccggagatgagggactcagtcatctcacgccatgacaccgctgcttcccagacctcttctggacgtgttatcgtcctgccatg gtaccaacttgagaccgtgccgaaaatgccagcgctgatagacctgaaaggatgtgtgaagggaaaaggtgatggcctgtggtgtgaacctgccccagcagcaaatctgtgtgcacgggaccaatgcagaaaccccagagccggattcccttga
- the LOC139826633 gene encoding uncharacterized protein, translated as MAFPQRDEKDHLPQCYHSPEQTRTSLSLELAHKWHPVPRTTPRCCSEEPSPFPFLEDAAEKRLLRRARLPPNRLPALTVKPEQGQKAEGSEPRARQLPVIQRSCLKEKEEKGKLPPLVAPREVDFIARAIERREKNKREKKKEEQLPKHIRKFLEGEEKKEKEAAVREKSKRQSARAMKAKSKAEKETPGVKGKGENPKEMQRSQESSSPECSSDSSSSSVESDESSCDLLEIRTIMEDWEEAGEEPPTVPEDNSIPPKRSLSPRTDRALREVVTCILGQVARKRRGERDEQLDLQDKLQW; from the exons atggctttcccccaaagggatgaaaaggaccaccttccccagtgttaccacagccctgagcagacccgcacgtcactctccttggaactggcacacaagtggcacccggttcccagaacaacaccgagatgctgttctgaagaaccgtctcctttcccgtttctagaggatgctgccgagaagcgcctcctccgtcgagcaaggcttcctccaaatcggttacctgccctgactgtgaagccggagcagggtcagaaagctgaggggagtgagcctcgcgccag gcagctaccggtcatccagaggagctgcttgaaggaaaaggaggagaaaggaaagctaccgcctctggttgcacccagagaagtggacttcatagccagagccattgagaggagagaaaag aataaacgggagaagaagaaagaggagcagcTTCCAAAGCATATCCGgaaattcctggaaggagaggaaaagaaggaaaaagaggcgGCGGTACGGGAAAAAAGTAAACGGCAGTCAGCCAGAGCAATGAAAGCAAAGTccaaggcagaaaaggagacacccggtgtgaaaggaaagggagaaaatccaaaggagatgcagaggagccag gaatccagctcccccgagtgctcctcagacagctcctcgagcagcgtggagtcagacgagtccagctgtgacctgctggagattaGGACgattatggaggactgggaagaggccggagaagagccccccacagtccctgaggacaacagcatcCCCCCGAAGCG gagcctttccccacggacagaccgggccctgcgggaggtggtgacctgcatcctggggcaggtggcccgcaagagaagaggggagagggatgagcagctggatctgcaggacaagctccagtggtaa